A single window of Pecten maximus unplaced genomic scaffold, xPecMax1.1, whole genome shotgun sequence DNA harbors:
- the LOC117318892 gene encoding uncharacterized protein LOC117318892: MAAKQRERKPNFTSSESNLISSRATEMLDTIRGRHSNDLSNTMKQDFWKCLTEEVNALGVACRSEDEVRNRWRNMSRSAKEKFTNHRLVRQKTGGGPPPAALSVAEEQIVDAMQDTAAYIGVPGGQESAVTQLDAGNSSTCTVEKSWDDDIRRIAGQPPEQLFADDAEDDAAVTPVAGPSSASSTQGQKRCQDVQATKNISSEEEKDGRRCVFYPVCLL; this comes from the exons ATGGCTGCAAAGCAGAGGGaaagaaaaccaaattttacaaGCTCTGAGAGCAACTTGATTAGTAGCAGGGCTACAGAGATGCTGGACACCATCAGAGGCAGGCACTCTAATGATCTTTCTAATACCATGAAGCAGGACTTCTGGAAATGTTTAACAGAAGAAGTGAATGCCCTGGGGGTAGCCTGCAGGTCAGAAGATGAAGTTAGGAACCGCTGGCGGAACATGTCTCGCAGTGCGAAAGAGAAATTTACAAACCATCGCCTGGTGCGACAGAAGACTGGAGGAGGGCCTCCCCCAGCTGCGTTGAGCGTAGCTGAGGAGCAGATAGTTGATGCCATGCAGGACACGGCAGCTTACATTGGAGTCCCTGGTGGACAGGAGTCTGCTGTTACACAGCTTGATg CTGGTAACagcagtacatgtacagtagagaagtcCTGGGATGATGACATCAGGAGGATTGCTGGACAACCTCCTGAGCAGTTATTTGCTGATGATGCAGAGGATGATGCAGCAGTAACACCAGTGGCAGGACCATCCTCTGCATCATCAACACAGGGACAGAAAAG ATGCCAAGATGTGCAGGCCACAAAAAACATTTCCAGCGAAGAAGAAAAAGACGGCAGAAGATGTGTATTCTATCCAGTATGCCTACTTTGA